From one Ahaetulla prasina isolate Xishuangbanna chromosome 18, ASM2864084v1, whole genome shotgun sequence genomic stretch:
- the TMEM269 gene encoding transmembrane protein 269 isoform X1 produces MDLDRLEHWALSKEMKFNVEKSKVLHLGIFQYTKKLFLSEQAGRTQAVEFLRKNAANLISVANLLMGLSSVLCSLNGQYHYACWLVLTGFVLDLADGAVARQLNACSALGAKLDDFADFTSFGLATGLLLQAHGIVDGLLVIVYVLAVFTRLCFFSSGMPFMYRGLPCPYGASMVAATYFLTGGHVVAMRLMAIVMVLFMVDQGFYPHDKVLESQAWKKAIFGGGILVLLFHASFLASLYFLIWSVSYIFFPNALWSYKV; encoded by the exons atggatcttgacagacttgaacactgggccctatctaaggaaatgaaattcaatgtagagaaaagtaaagtcttacacttag GAATCTTCCAATACACCAAGAAACTTTTCTTGAGTGAGCAGGCCGGCCGTACGCAAGCTGTCGAGTTCCTGCGCAAGAATGCCGCCAACTTGATCTCTGTGGCCAACCTCCTCATGGGCCTCTCCTCCGTCCTCTGCAGTCTAAACGG gcAGTACCACTACGCGTGCTGGCTAGTCCTGACTGGCTTCGTGCTGGACCTTGCTGATGGAGCCGTCGCGCGGCAACTGAATGCCTGCTCTGCTTTGG GGGCTAAACTGGATGACTTTGCAGACTTCACGTCCTTCGGCCTGGCCACGGGCCTCCTTCTGCAAGCCCATGGAATCGTCGATGGATTGCTGGTGATTGTCTATGTGCTGGCGGTGTTCACGCGGCTGTGCTTCTTCTCCAGTG GGATGCCGTTTATGTACCGGGGTTTGCCATGCCCCTACGGTGCCTCCATGGTAGCAGCCACCTACTTCCTGACCGGAGGCCACGTGGTGGCCATGCGGCTGATGGCCATAGTGATGGTCCTCTTCATGGTGGACCAGGGTTTCTATCCCCATGACAAGGTGCTAGAGTCCCAGGCTTGGAAGAAGGCCATCTTTGGAGGAG GTATCTTGGTGCTCCTGTTTCACGCCTCCTTCCTGGCCTCTCTCTACTTCCTGATTTGGTCCGTATcgtacatttttttccccaacgcTTTGTGGAGTTACAAAGTCTAA
- the TMEM269 gene encoding transmembrane protein 269 isoform X2 produces the protein MWIASPPSGIFQYTKKLFLSEQAGRTQAVEFLRKNAANLISVANLLMGLSSVLCSLNGQYHYACWLVLTGFVLDLADGAVARQLNACSALGAKLDDFADFTSFGLATGLLLQAHGIVDGLLVIVYVLAVFTRLCFFSSGMPFMYRGLPCPYGASMVAATYFLTGGHVVAMRLMAIVMVLFMVDQGFYPHDKVLESQAWKKAIFGGGILVLLFHASFLASLYFLIWSVSYIFFPNALWSYKV, from the exons ATGTGGATAGCATCTCCCCCTTCCG GAATCTTCCAATACACCAAGAAACTTTTCTTGAGTGAGCAGGCCGGCCGTACGCAAGCTGTCGAGTTCCTGCGCAAGAATGCCGCCAACTTGATCTCTGTGGCCAACCTCCTCATGGGCCTCTCCTCCGTCCTCTGCAGTCTAAACGG gcAGTACCACTACGCGTGCTGGCTAGTCCTGACTGGCTTCGTGCTGGACCTTGCTGATGGAGCCGTCGCGCGGCAACTGAATGCCTGCTCTGCTTTGG GGGCTAAACTGGATGACTTTGCAGACTTCACGTCCTTCGGCCTGGCCACGGGCCTCCTTCTGCAAGCCCATGGAATCGTCGATGGATTGCTGGTGATTGTCTATGTGCTGGCGGTGTTCACGCGGCTGTGCTTCTTCTCCAGTG GGATGCCGTTTATGTACCGGGGTTTGCCATGCCCCTACGGTGCCTCCATGGTAGCAGCCACCTACTTCCTGACCGGAGGCCACGTGGTGGCCATGCGGCTGATGGCCATAGTGATGGTCCTCTTCATGGTGGACCAGGGTTTCTATCCCCATGACAAGGTGCTAGAGTCCCAGGCTTGGAAGAAGGCCATCTTTGGAGGAG GTATCTTGGTGCTCCTGTTTCACGCCTCCTTCCTGGCCTCTCTCTACTTCCTGATTTGGTCCGTATcgtacatttttttccccaacgcTTTGTGGAGTTACAAAGTCTAA